In Gossypium hirsutum isolate 1008001.06 chromosome D06, Gossypium_hirsutum_v2.1, whole genome shotgun sequence, one genomic interval encodes:
- the LOC107901373 gene encoding sugar transport protein 7, which translates to MPAGGLVPTGVAKERAELYQGRVTLYVVIACIVAAVGGSIFGYDIGISGGVTSMDGFLREFFHSVYISKQHAHENNYCKYDNQGLAAFTSSLYFAGLVASLVASPITRKYGRRTSIICGGFSFLVGATVNAAAQNLAMLLFGRIMLGVGIGFGNQAVPLYLSEMAPTHLRGALNMMFQLATTLGIFTANMVNYGTQKLEPWGWRLSLGLAAIPATLMTVGGCLLPETPNSLIEMGSKERGRKVLERIRGTDKVDAEFEDMVDASELANSIKHPFRNILKKRNRPQLVMAICMPTFQILTGINSILFYAPVLFQSMGFGGNASLYSSAVTGAVLAGSTFISIAAVDRLGRRVLLISGGIQMIICQVIVAIILGVKFGDNQELSKGYSILVVIVICLFVLAFGWSWGPLGWTVPSEIFPLEIRSAGQSITVAVNLLFTFIIAQCFLAMLCHFKFGIFLFFASWITVMTIFVYFFLPETKGVPIEEIIFLWRKHWFWKKIIPEYPQVDDNHNV; encoded by the exons ATGCCTGCTGGGGGTTTAGTTCCAACTGGGGTGGCCAAGGAGAGAGCAGAGCTGTACCAAGGAAGGGTCACCTTGTATGTGGTTATTGCATGCATTGTTGCAGCTGTTGGAGGATCAATTTTTGGATATGACATTGGAATTTCAG GTGGAGTGACATCCATGGATGGATTTCTTCGCGAATTTTTCCATTCGGTGTACATAAGCAAGCAGCATGCCCATGAAAACAACTACTGCAAGTATGACAACCAAGGGCTCGCAGCATTCACCTCGTCGTTATACTTTGCCGGTCTAGTTGCATCCTTGGTGGCATCTCCTATAACCAGGAAGTATGGTCGTCGCACAAGTATAATTTGTGGGGGATTCAGCTTCCTTGTTGGAGCAACTGTCAATGCTGCAGCTCAAAATCTGGCAATGCTCCTCTTTGGTCGAATCATGCTCGGTGTTGGGATAGGATTCGGAAACCAG GCTGTTCCATTATATCTGTCAGAAATGGCACCAACTCATCTTCGAGGAGCCCTCAACATGATGTTTCAGTTAGCAACAACGCTCGGAATCTTTACAGCAAACATGGTAAATTATGGAACTCAAAAGCTTGAGCCATGGGGATGGAGGTTGTCTCTGGGCCTAGCAGCAATACCAGCAACGTTAATGACAGTGGGAGGGTGCCTTCTTCCTGAGACACCAAACAGTTTAATCGAAATGGGATCAAAAGAGCGAGGCCGAAAGGTTCTAGAAAGGATTAGAGGAACCGATAAAGTTGATGCTGAATTCGAAGACATGGTAGATGCCAGTGAGTTGGCAAATTCAATCAAGCATCCTTTCAGAAACATCCTTAAGAAAAGGAATAGGCCTCAACTAGTGATGGCAATCTGCATGCCAACATTCCAAATCCTAACAGGCATAAACTCCATCCTGTTTTATGCACCAGTGTTGTTCCAAAGCATGGGATTTGGAGGAAATGCTTCACTCTACTCATCAGCTGTCACAGGAGCGGTTCTTGCAGGATCTACATTCATTTCCATTGCGGCAGTCGATCGATTGGGTCGAAGAGTTTTACTTATCAGCGGCGGAATACAAATGATTATATGTCAG GTTATAGTTGCCATAATCTTGGGGGTGAAATTTGGGGACAACCAAGAACTATCAAAAGGGTACTCAATATTGGTTGTGATAGTGATATGTCTGTTTGTTTTGGCATTTGGATGGTCATGGGGTCCATTAGGGTGGACTGTACCAAGTGAGATATTCCCACTGGAAATCAGGTCTGCAGGCCAGAGCATTACGGTTGCTGTAAATCTCCTCTTCACATTCATCATTGCTCAGTGTTTTCTAGCCATGCTTTGCCATTTCAAGTTCGGGATCTTCTTGTTCTTTGCATCGTGGATCACGGTAATGACCATCTTCGTTTACTTTTTCTTACCGGAAACCAAGGGAGTTCCAATTGAAGAAATTATATTTCTGTGGAGAAAACATTGGTTCTGGAAGAAGATTATACCTGAATATCCCCAAGTTGATGACAATCACAATGTTTAG
- the LOC107901374 gene encoding uncharacterized protein isoform X1 has protein sequence MKGHESKMARMEDILNLPVQDPPCAEFSAAHITWVKVEGGRQGGDDIALIPFSRVDDFVKGESSNAECPASFRIESRRKRSEGSISKPRVDGYLEYTLYWCSYGPEDYRDCESGLGDGSNFKPATGKGSRPGRRHMMRGCLCHFTVKRLYTRPLLALIIYNQRKHVDKTGSPCHGILDQDAVGTRAMYAPRISEELRQKVMSMLYVGISLDNIIQHHMEVVQGHGGPHNRDDFLTRNDVRNIERVIRNTSHELHIDDACSVKIWVQRHQKHVFYFQDASASEPFILGIQTDWQLQQMLRHGQNGSVASHSTFGSKKLKYPLSTLLVFDSSRNAIPVAWVITSSLTGQDNHKWVGSLAERLRTKDSRWRLNAFLVDDPSFGFSAIRDAFQCRVLLCVWHVRRAWIRSLLKTCCNIDVQREMFKHLGWILYSSRSVPNAMDAVQEFMEVFVDQSAFMDYFKSQWSPYIESWVSCIRSLPVAGPEPHAAIESYHRRLKYKLFNDQYANFWPRIDWLIHTLTTEFHSLYWLDQYIVETGYFSNLRDESFSTNAWYQALHIPDIDVILDEQNLQVAKVISQTDRNLAYTIWNPGSEFSLCDCHWSNLGNLCKHVIKVAMMCKNRQVARPLLAAQIYRQTLLSLLHNPPDDPVVLDHAILCTTRLQQDIKGWEDLSNSGLLQQLPPELNSQMADNTLLFARSH, from the exons ATGAAGGGCCATGAATCAAAG ATGGCAAGGATGGAGGATATTCTTAATCTTCCGGTGCAAGATCCTCCTTGTGCAGAGTTCTCTGCTGCTCACATAACATGGGTAAAAGTAGAAGGCGGTCGCCAAGGTGGCGATGATATTGCTCTAATCCCTTTTTCTAGAGTAGATGATTTTGTAAAAGGAGAGTCTTCTAATGCAGAATGTCCTGCTAGCTTCCGCATTGAGTCAAGGAGGAAGAGATCTGAAGGAAGTATTAGCAAACCAAGGGTTGATGGATATCTTGAGTATACTCT ATACTGGTGTTCTTATGGTCCTGAAGACTACCGTGATTGTGAATCTGGTCTTGGGGATGGTTCAAACTTCAAACCCGCCACAGGGAAGGGAAGCAGGCCAGGGAGACGCCACATGATGAGAGGTTGCCTTTGCCACTTTACTGTAAAGCGCTTGTACACACGTCCCCTCCTGGCCCTTATAATTTATAATCAAAGAAAGCATGTAGATAAAACAGGGTCCCCTTGTCATGGGATACTTGACCAAGATGCTGTGGGGACAAGAGCTATGTATGCTCCTAGAATCTCAGAGGAATTGCGCCAAAAGGTGATGTCTATGCTTTATGTTGGAATATCTTTGGACAACATCATTCAGCATCATATGGAGGTGGTCCAAGGGCATGGAGGCCCACACAACCGAGATGATTTTCTCACACGAAATGATGTTCGTAACATTGAAAGAGTTATTCGTAATACATCACATGAACTTCACATTGATGATGCATGCAGTGTAAAGATATGGGTACAAAGGCATCAAAAGCATGTTTTTTACTTCCAAGATGCTTCTGCTTCAGAACCATTTATTTTGGGGATACAGACAGATTGGCAGCTGCAACAGATGCTTCGCCATGGACAGAATGGTTCTGTAGCTTCTCATTCTACCTTTGGCTCAAAGAAACTTAAG TATCCTCTATCCACTTTACTTGTCTTCGACTCATCCCGAAATGCAATTCCTGTTGCTTGGGTGATTACCTCCTCTTTGACCGGTCAAGATAATCATAAATGGGTAGGCTCCCTTGCTGAAAGATTAAGGACAAAGGACTCTAGATGGAGACTTAATGCCTTTTTGGTAGACGATCCCTCTTTTGGGTTTTCAGCAATAAG AGATGCTTTCCAGTGTCGGGTTCTATTGTGTGTCTGGCATGTTCGCCGTGCTTGGATAAGGAGTCTTTTAAAGACTTGCTGCAACATTGATGTTCAACGAGAGATGTTTAAGCACTTGGGCTGGATATTATATTCCTCAAGAAGTGTACCTAATGCGATGGATGCAGTTCAAGAATTCATGGAAGTATTTGTTGATCAATCTGCTTTTATGGATTATTTCAAGAGCCAATGGTCACCATACATAG AGTCATGGGTCAGTTGCATAAGGTCACTTCCTGTTGCTGGTCCAGAGCCGCATGCTGCCATTGAATCTTATCACAGAAGACTGAAGTACAAGCTTTTTAATGATCAATATGCTAATTTCTGGCCTAGAATTGACTGGTTAATCCATACTTTGACTACCGAATTTCACTCCTTATATTGGTTGGATCAGTACATTGTAGAAACCGGATATTTTTCTAATCTCAGAGATGAATCTTTCTCAACCAATGCTTGGTATCAGGCCCTACACATACCAGATATTGATGTCATATTGGATGAGCAAAATCTCCAGGTTGCAAAGGTCATCTCTCAAACAGACCGAAACCTGGCATATACAATTTGGAATCCTGGTTCAGAATTTTCTCTCTGTGATTGCCACTGGTCAAATCTGGGAAATCTCTGTAAGCATGTCATCAAAGTGGCAATGATGTGTAAAAATAGGCAGGTAGCAAGGCCACTATTAGCAGCTCAAATTTATAGACAGACCTTGCTTAGTCTTCTGCATAATCCTCCAGATGATCCGGTAGTTCTGGATCATGCTATTCTGTGTACAACTCGCTTGCAACAGGATATCAAAGGCTGGGAAGACTTATCTAACAGTGGACTTCTTCAGCAATTGCCTCCTGAACTTAACTCTCAAATGGCAGATAATACTCTCCTTTTTGCACGCTCTCATTGA
- the LOC107901374 gene encoding uncharacterized protein isoform X3, whose protein sequence is MMRGCLCHFTVKRLYTRPLLALIIYNQRKHVDKTGSPCHGILDQDAVGTRAMYAPRISEELRQKVMSMLYVGISLDNIIQHHMEVVQGHGGPHNRDDFLTRNDVRNIERVIRNTSHELHIDDACSVKIWVQRHQKHVFYFQDASASEPFILGIQTDWQLQQMLRHGQNGSVASHSTFGSKKLKYPLSTLLVFDSSRNAIPVAWVITSSLTGQDNHKWVGSLAERLRTKDSRWRLNAFLVDDPSFGFSAIRDAFQCRVLLCVWHVRRAWIRSLLKTCCNIDVQREMFKHLGWILYSSRSVPNAMDAVQEFMEVFVDQSAFMDYFKSQWSPYIESWVSCIRSLPVAGPEPHAAIESYHRRLKYKLFNDQYANFWPRIDWLIHTLTTEFHSLYWLDQYIVETGYFSNLRDESFSTNAWYQALHIPDIDVILDEQNLQVAKVISQTDRNLAYTIWNPGSEFSLCDCHWSNLGNLCKHVIKVAMMCKNRQVARPLLAAQIYRQTLLSLLHNPPDDPVVLDHAILCTTRLQQDIKGWEDLSNSGLLQQLPPELNSQMADNTLLFARSH, encoded by the exons ATGATGAGAGGTTGCCTTTGCCACTTTACTGTAAAGCGCTTGTACACACGTCCCCTCCTGGCCCTTATAATTTATAATCAAAGAAAGCATGTAGATAAAACAGGGTCCCCTTGTCATGGGATACTTGACCAAGATGCTGTGGGGACAAGAGCTATGTATGCTCCTAGAATCTCAGAGGAATTGCGCCAAAAGGTGATGTCTATGCTTTATGTTGGAATATCTTTGGACAACATCATTCAGCATCATATGGAGGTGGTCCAAGGGCATGGAGGCCCACACAACCGAGATGATTTTCTCACACGAAATGATGTTCGTAACATTGAAAGAGTTATTCGTAATACATCACATGAACTTCACATTGATGATGCATGCAGTGTAAAGATATGGGTACAAAGGCATCAAAAGCATGTTTTTTACTTCCAAGATGCTTCTGCTTCAGAACCATTTATTTTGGGGATACAGACAGATTGGCAGCTGCAACAGATGCTTCGCCATGGACAGAATGGTTCTGTAGCTTCTCATTCTACCTTTGGCTCAAAGAAACTTAAG TATCCTCTATCCACTTTACTTGTCTTCGACTCATCCCGAAATGCAATTCCTGTTGCTTGGGTGATTACCTCCTCTTTGACCGGTCAAGATAATCATAAATGGGTAGGCTCCCTTGCTGAAAGATTAAGGACAAAGGACTCTAGATGGAGACTTAATGCCTTTTTGGTAGACGATCCCTCTTTTGGGTTTTCAGCAATAAG AGATGCTTTCCAGTGTCGGGTTCTATTGTGTGTCTGGCATGTTCGCCGTGCTTGGATAAGGAGTCTTTTAAAGACTTGCTGCAACATTGATGTTCAACGAGAGATGTTTAAGCACTTGGGCTGGATATTATATTCCTCAAGAAGTGTACCTAATGCGATGGATGCAGTTCAAGAATTCATGGAAGTATTTGTTGATCAATCTGCTTTTATGGATTATTTCAAGAGCCAATGGTCACCATACATAG AGTCATGGGTCAGTTGCATAAGGTCACTTCCTGTTGCTGGTCCAGAGCCGCATGCTGCCATTGAATCTTATCACAGAAGACTGAAGTACAAGCTTTTTAATGATCAATATGCTAATTTCTGGCCTAGAATTGACTGGTTAATCCATACTTTGACTACCGAATTTCACTCCTTATATTGGTTGGATCAGTACATTGTAGAAACCGGATATTTTTCTAATCTCAGAGATGAATCTTTCTCAACCAATGCTTGGTATCAGGCCCTACACATACCAGATATTGATGTCATATTGGATGAGCAAAATCTCCAGGTTGCAAAGGTCATCTCTCAAACAGACCGAAACCTGGCATATACAATTTGGAATCCTGGTTCAGAATTTTCTCTCTGTGATTGCCACTGGTCAAATCTGGGAAATCTCTGTAAGCATGTCATCAAAGTGGCAATGATGTGTAAAAATAGGCAGGTAGCAAGGCCACTATTAGCAGCTCAAATTTATAGACAGACCTTGCTTAGTCTTCTGCATAATCCTCCAGATGATCCGGTAGTTCTGGATCATGCTATTCTGTGTACAACTCGCTTGCAACAGGATATCAAAGGCTGGGAAGACTTATCTAACAGTGGACTTCTTCAGCAATTGCCTCCTGAACTTAACTCTCAAATGGCAGATAATACTCTCCTTTTTGCACGCTCTCATTGA
- the LOC107901374 gene encoding uncharacterized protein isoform X2, producing MECPASFRIESRRKRSEGSISKPRVDGYLEYTLYWCSYGPEDYRDCESGLGDGSNFKPATGKGSRPGRRHMMRGCLCHFTVKRLYTRPLLALIIYNQRKHVDKTGSPCHGILDQDAVGTRAMYAPRISEELRQKVMSMLYVGISLDNIIQHHMEVVQGHGGPHNRDDFLTRNDVRNIERVIRNTSHELHIDDACSVKIWVQRHQKHVFYFQDASASEPFILGIQTDWQLQQMLRHGQNGSVASHSTFGSKKLKYPLSTLLVFDSSRNAIPVAWVITSSLTGQDNHKWVGSLAERLRTKDSRWRLNAFLVDDPSFGFSAIRDAFQCRVLLCVWHVRRAWIRSLLKTCCNIDVQREMFKHLGWILYSSRSVPNAMDAVQEFMEVFVDQSAFMDYFKSQWSPYIESWVSCIRSLPVAGPEPHAAIESYHRRLKYKLFNDQYANFWPRIDWLIHTLTTEFHSLYWLDQYIVETGYFSNLRDESFSTNAWYQALHIPDIDVILDEQNLQVAKVISQTDRNLAYTIWNPGSEFSLCDCHWSNLGNLCKHVIKVAMMCKNRQVARPLLAAQIYRQTLLSLLHNPPDDPVVLDHAILCTTRLQQDIKGWEDLSNSGLLQQLPPELNSQMADNTLLFARSH from the exons ATGG AATGTCCTGCTAGCTTCCGCATTGAGTCAAGGAGGAAGAGATCTGAAGGAAGTATTAGCAAACCAAGGGTTGATGGATATCTTGAGTATACTCT ATACTGGTGTTCTTATGGTCCTGAAGACTACCGTGATTGTGAATCTGGTCTTGGGGATGGTTCAAACTTCAAACCCGCCACAGGGAAGGGAAGCAGGCCAGGGAGACGCCACATGATGAGAGGTTGCCTTTGCCACTTTACTGTAAAGCGCTTGTACACACGTCCCCTCCTGGCCCTTATAATTTATAATCAAAGAAAGCATGTAGATAAAACAGGGTCCCCTTGTCATGGGATACTTGACCAAGATGCTGTGGGGACAAGAGCTATGTATGCTCCTAGAATCTCAGAGGAATTGCGCCAAAAGGTGATGTCTATGCTTTATGTTGGAATATCTTTGGACAACATCATTCAGCATCATATGGAGGTGGTCCAAGGGCATGGAGGCCCACACAACCGAGATGATTTTCTCACACGAAATGATGTTCGTAACATTGAAAGAGTTATTCGTAATACATCACATGAACTTCACATTGATGATGCATGCAGTGTAAAGATATGGGTACAAAGGCATCAAAAGCATGTTTTTTACTTCCAAGATGCTTCTGCTTCAGAACCATTTATTTTGGGGATACAGACAGATTGGCAGCTGCAACAGATGCTTCGCCATGGACAGAATGGTTCTGTAGCTTCTCATTCTACCTTTGGCTCAAAGAAACTTAAG TATCCTCTATCCACTTTACTTGTCTTCGACTCATCCCGAAATGCAATTCCTGTTGCTTGGGTGATTACCTCCTCTTTGACCGGTCAAGATAATCATAAATGGGTAGGCTCCCTTGCTGAAAGATTAAGGACAAAGGACTCTAGATGGAGACTTAATGCCTTTTTGGTAGACGATCCCTCTTTTGGGTTTTCAGCAATAAG AGATGCTTTCCAGTGTCGGGTTCTATTGTGTGTCTGGCATGTTCGCCGTGCTTGGATAAGGAGTCTTTTAAAGACTTGCTGCAACATTGATGTTCAACGAGAGATGTTTAAGCACTTGGGCTGGATATTATATTCCTCAAGAAGTGTACCTAATGCGATGGATGCAGTTCAAGAATTCATGGAAGTATTTGTTGATCAATCTGCTTTTATGGATTATTTCAAGAGCCAATGGTCACCATACATAG AGTCATGGGTCAGTTGCATAAGGTCACTTCCTGTTGCTGGTCCAGAGCCGCATGCTGCCATTGAATCTTATCACAGAAGACTGAAGTACAAGCTTTTTAATGATCAATATGCTAATTTCTGGCCTAGAATTGACTGGTTAATCCATACTTTGACTACCGAATTTCACTCCTTATATTGGTTGGATCAGTACATTGTAGAAACCGGATATTTTTCTAATCTCAGAGATGAATCTTTCTCAACCAATGCTTGGTATCAGGCCCTACACATACCAGATATTGATGTCATATTGGATGAGCAAAATCTCCAGGTTGCAAAGGTCATCTCTCAAACAGACCGAAACCTGGCATATACAATTTGGAATCCTGGTTCAGAATTTTCTCTCTGTGATTGCCACTGGTCAAATCTGGGAAATCTCTGTAAGCATGTCATCAAAGTGGCAATGATGTGTAAAAATAGGCAGGTAGCAAGGCCACTATTAGCAGCTCAAATTTATAGACAGACCTTGCTTAGTCTTCTGCATAATCCTCCAGATGATCCGGTAGTTCTGGATCATGCTATTCTGTGTACAACTCGCTTGCAACAGGATATCAAAGGCTGGGAAGACTTATCTAACAGTGGACTTCTTCAGCAATTGCCTCCTGAACTTAACTCTCAAATGGCAGATAATACTCTCCTTTTTGCACGCTCTCATTGA